Proteins from one Hyperolius riggenbachi isolate aHypRig1 chromosome 2, aHypRig1.pri, whole genome shotgun sequence genomic window:
- the LOC137545309 gene encoding uncharacterized protein, which translates to MHRVQRLDHVSGDIMDHVAILLVIGGVSLVAVVQHPPHLQLLAGYTAQMSCAIRTPGWTQITHNYWKVNGSKSLVVNASRISITPRSLFISSVTPRDNGDYVCAFLDSTLESHYGSGTRLLVTAPPMITLKEDPGNHLLVCQAKSFFPPELDIYWRTNLTGLQIWENLMENEDGTFTKMSMLTIAEHPRGQNVTCHLRHALCNTTLFLYLSGTDVKASLYHQLFPVRVLLLPVLITVLASLMVWNHLHYKASLSFLCSYMLV; encoded by the exons ATGCACAGAGTCCAG AGGCTTGATCACGTCTCAGGGGACATTATGGACCATGTAGCTATCCTGCTGGTCATCGGAG GCGTCTCCTTGGTGGCCGTGGTCCAGCATCCTCCACACCTGCAACTATTGGCTGGTTACAcggcgcagatgtcctgtgctatCCGCACTCCGGGCTGGACTCAGATCACCCATAATTACTGGAAGGTGAACGGCTCTAAAAGCCTCGTGGTGAACGCCTCCAGAATCAGCATCACGCCTCgctccctcttcatctcctccgtCACCCCCAGAGACAACGGAGATTATGTCTGCGCCTTCCTGGACTCCACACTGGAATCCCACTACGGCAGCGGCACTCGGCTGCTGGTCACAG CACCACCGATGATAACCCTAAAGGAAGACCCCGGGAATCATCTCCTCGTCTGTCAGGCTAAGAGTTTTTTCCCTCCAGAACTGGACATTTACTGGAGGACCAACCTGACCGGCCTTCAGATATGGGAGAACTTAATGGAGAATGAAGATGGGACCTTCACTAAGATGTCCATGTTGACCATCGCTGAACATCCGCGAGGACAGAATGTCACTTGTCACCTGCGTCATGCGTTGTGCAATACGACCCTCTTCCTGTACC TTTCTGGCACAGATGTCAAGGCCTCCCTGTATCACCAGCTGTTTCCTGTCCGAGTCCTCCTGCTTCCTGTACTAATAACAGTCCTGGCGTCCCTCATGGTGTGGAACCATCTACATTACAAGGCAAGTCTCTCCTTCCTCTGCTCATACATGTTGGTGTGA